GGAGCGGAGGGGTCGATCGCGCGAAGGACGAGCCGGTAGGTCCCCTGACGCAGGTTCGCAGTATCGACGGTGTAGCCAGAGACGAGGTTTCCCGCATCGTCGGCATCGGTAGTCGAGACCTCTTCATCTCCCTCGACGCGGTTCGGGTCTCCCGACGAGAGAGCGATCGATCCCAGCGTGTAGTGCACCTTGATCATGCGAGGTGCCGCCTTCGGGCTCGCGCCAACCGTCGTCTGAGCCGGCCGGGGAAGCCAAAGTTGATAGACGAGTGGCAGCTTGTCCCCCTGGTGCAGCTCGATCAATTGCTCGCCCCGCGGTGGGAAACGCAGTCCGGCTAAGGTGAATGGAAGCTGTTCACGAGAGGTCTGCAGCGCGCGGCCCTGGTAGACCATCAAACCGGAGACTCCCAGACTGTCTGGCTGGGGCGCCGGAACCACGACATGTTGTGAGGCGCGGGTGGACTCATGCGTGATCTCGTTGGTAAGGATCGCCTCGATGACATAGCTCCCCGGAACCAGGGGGAGCCGCCCCTCTGCCGCAAAGATCTTCGCCTTCCCGGCGATCGCACCAGCAGGAGACGTCTGACCGATCAGATGATCAACGCGCTGATACGCCGCCTTGCCAGCCTCAGTTGAAACATGCGTTTCAAGGGTCATGGCGTAGCCCGTCCGCTTGTCGGGAAGTACGCCGATCAATCCGGCGTCGGGCTGCTCCTTGCGTACTAGGTAGTGCACCGAGCTTAGCCCGCGACTGTCGCGGAGAACCACCGTCTGAAGCTCCGTAGCATTGAATCCAGTAAAGATTCGGCTCGTCACCACCTCGCGCGATGCGGCGCGTTGCCGGGCGATCCGCTCTTTCTCCAGCTTCTGGTCAGGGAGGCTGCGTACCGCCTCCAGCAGCAGGTCAGACTGCATCGTGGGCTCAGGGTGGTCCACACTGATCGGCTCACCAGGCAGCAGGCTCACCATCGCATGGGTCGCCTCCGCACCCATCGACTGATCGATCGTCCGCAGCGCCTTCGCGTCGTCGTGCTCGTCGTTGGTAACGATCTTCGTCGGACCATCGCTCACTGGCGAGTAGAGCTTATAGTTATCGGTCTCGCTGGGCTTGTAAAAGACAAGATTGAAGGCTGGCGGAAGAGCGGGCGTGGGCGAGTGGTAGAACCAGATCTCTACCGGACGCGTGCTGATT
This Granulicella aggregans DNA region includes the following protein-coding sequences:
- a CDS encoding GWxTD domain-containing protein, coding for MRHFRSLPVLLLCFTWCASTLSLHAVSPKNLPPYFRQWIEEDVPYIITQDERKEFLRLQTDDEREKFIEQFWESRNPTPHSPINTFKEEHYRRLAYVRANFGDERYNDGWRTDMGRVYITLGPPQQRSNLHQGISTRPVEIWFYHSPTPALPPAFNLVFYKPSETDNYKLYSPVSDGPTKIVTNDEHDDAKALRTIDQSMGAEATHAMVSLLPGEPISVDHPEPTMQSDLLLEAVRSLPDQKLEKERIARQRAASREVVTSRIFTGFNATELQTVVLRDSRGLSSVHYLVRKEQPDAGLIGVLPDKRTGYAMTLETHVSTEAGKAAYQRVDHLIGQTSPAGAIAGKAKIFAAEGRLPLVPGSYVIEAILTNEITHESTRASQHVVVPAPQPDSLGVSGLMVYQGRALQTSREQLPFTLAGLRFPPRGEQLIELHQGDKLPLVYQLWLPRPAQTTVGASPKAAPRMIKVHYTLGSIALSSGDPNRVEGDEEVSTTDADDAGNLVSGYTVDTANLRQGTYRLVLRAIDPSAPRAAVASMTVRVLPSEAPVDVWTAFGDEKLHPEWQDNLLRGIAAEALEHPDEATGYYRRVLAAKPDATDAQSHLDALLKKSEHKSPGE